A genomic window from Sphingomonas taxi includes:
- a CDS encoding DUF3035 domain-containing protein yields the protein MRKSVPILAGLACVVLLSGCGKRGYDRARPDEFAVARQAPLVIPPDYSLVPPQPGAARPQDNASQAQTLDALFGGNTQRSAAENGVVNQAGGDSADTGIRSSVGDPATNVVDKGATTRDIVAAPEGDGQDAKASAQ from the coding sequence ATGCGTAAGTCAGTTCCGATTCTCGCCGGCCTCGCCTGCGTCGTCCTCCTCTCGGGCTGCGGCAAGCGTGGCTATGATCGCGCCCGGCCCGACGAATTCGCCGTCGCGCGGCAGGCGCCGCTGGTGATCCCGCCCGATTATTCGCTGGTCCCGCCGCAGCCCGGCGCCGCCCGCCCGCAGGACAATGCCTCGCAGGCGCAGACGCTCGACGCCTTGTTTGGCGGCAACACGCAGCGCAGCGCGGCGGAGAATGGCGTCGTCAACCAGGCCGGTGGCGATTCGGCCGACACCGGCATCCGCTCGTCGGTCGGCGACCCCGCAACCAACGTCGTCGACAAGGGCGCGACGACGCGCGACATCGTCGCGGCGCCGGAAGGTGACGGACAGGACGCCAAGGCATCGGCGCAGTAA
- the lspA gene encoding signal peptidase II encodes MRKAPIAGLLTAALLFVVDQVTKVTITDVLQLDELTAERTITPFFNLRFVANHGISLGLLHADTNTMRWALVAMTGAIAVAVAVWMTREPHRADQMALGAILGGALGNIVDRVRFGYVVDFADLHFGDWRPFLVFNVADAAITLGVLVLLVRALLMRDKRDIPSENPHA; translated from the coding sequence ATGCGTAAGGCCCCGATCGCCGGGCTGCTGACCGCGGCATTGCTGTTCGTCGTCGATCAGGTGACGAAGGTGACGATCACCGACGTGTTGCAGCTCGACGAGCTGACCGCGGAGCGGACGATCACGCCGTTCTTCAACCTGCGCTTCGTCGCCAACCACGGCATCTCGCTGGGACTGCTCCACGCCGACACGAATACGATGCGCTGGGCGCTGGTCGCGATGACCGGCGCGATCGCGGTGGCGGTGGCGGTGTGGATGACGCGCGAGCCGCATCGCGCCGACCAGATGGCGCTCGGCGCGATCCTGGGCGGCGCGCTCGGCAATATCGTCGACCGGGTGCGCTTCGGCTATGTCGTTGACTTCGCCGATCTGCATTTCGGCGACTGGCGGCCGTTCCTTGTGTTCAACGTCGCCGATGCGGCGATCACCCTCGGCGTGCTGGTGCTGCTTGTCCGCGCGCTCCTGATGCGCGACAAGCGCGACATCCCCTCGGAGAATCCCCATGCGTAA
- the ileS gene encoding isoleucine--tRNA ligase, with amino-acid sequence MTDAPDTPKDWRDTVFLPKTDFPMKAGLAAKEPAILERWARIGVYDRLREQRKGRELFILHDGPPYANGDIHMGHAMNKVLKDIIVRSQSLMGKDAPYVPGWDCHGLPIEWKVEEAYRAKKQNKDEVPVAQFRAECRAYADRWVGVQRDQFQRLGVMGDWADPYLTMNYDAEAAIVGELLKFAESGQLYRGAKPVMWSPVEKTALAEAEVEYEDVVSTQIDVGFEIATAPEGEMLVGATAVIWTTTPWTIPVNQALAYNPALDYVLFESGGRRFLVEENLVPAFGKRTGIAPETVIALVKGSALEGATARHPMHSLGGFFARPRPFLSGDFVTSDAGTGLVHMAPDHGEDDFLLCKAHGLEPVFAVDGAGFYRPDWVWLGGQGSVINKKFVGADGPICSDLRAVGALLAASDDFAHSYPHSWRSKAKVIFRATPQWFIPMDRPILNGGEGASNGATLRETALDAIEHTRWVPARSQNRIRSMVEGRPDWVISRQRAWGVPIALYVHRETGDYLNDAAVNARIVAAFRDGGADAWFTADHQTLLGPDYDLADYEPQNDILDVWFDSGSTHVFTVEARYGEDVRANLYLEGSDQHRGWFQSSLLESCGTRGRAPYDAVLTHGFALDGQGRKMSKSLGNVVDPLKVIGESGADILRMWVASTDYFDDVRIGKEVLGTASDGYRKLRNTFRYLLGALDGFDESERVEVEAMPELERYVLTLLGQLDMDLREAANGYELNRYLRRLTDFANEDLSAFFFDIRKDSLYCDAPGDPKRRAYRTVLDTLFHALVRYAAPILCFTAEEVWQARFPSEDGSVHFLEWPELPALPGDQPLGTDWADVRRLRTSVTEAIEPLRREKTVRSSLEAEVTVPDLPLSAEALAETFIVAKVDAGEEVAVTRTDYRKCGRCWRHLPEVTVDGDLCARCEDVVAHA; translated from the coding sequence ATGACCGACGCCCCCGACACGCCGAAAGATTGGCGCGACACCGTCTTCCTGCCGAAGACCGATTTCCCGATGAAGGCGGGCCTCGCCGCCAAGGAGCCGGCGATTCTCGAACGCTGGGCGCGGATCGGCGTCTACGACCGGTTGCGCGAGCAGCGTAAGGGGCGCGAGCTGTTCATCCTCCACGACGGCCCGCCCTATGCCAATGGCGACATCCATATGGGCCATGCGATGAACAAGGTGCTGAAGGACATCATCGTCCGCAGCCAGTCGCTGATGGGCAAGGACGCGCCCTATGTTCCCGGCTGGGACTGCCACGGCCTGCCGATCGAGTGGAAGGTCGAGGAGGCGTATCGCGCCAAGAAGCAGAACAAGGACGAGGTGCCGGTCGCGCAGTTCCGCGCCGAATGCCGCGCCTATGCCGACCGCTGGGTCGGCGTGCAGCGCGACCAGTTCCAGCGGCTGGGCGTGATGGGCGACTGGGCCGATCCCTATCTGACGATGAACTACGACGCCGAGGCGGCGATCGTCGGCGAATTGCTCAAATTCGCCGAGAGCGGCCAGCTCTATCGCGGCGCCAAGCCGGTGATGTGGTCGCCGGTCGAGAAGACCGCGCTCGCCGAGGCCGAGGTCGAATATGAGGACGTCGTCTCGACGCAGATCGACGTCGGCTTCGAGATCGCCACCGCGCCCGAGGGCGAGATGCTGGTCGGTGCGACCGCGGTGATCTGGACGACGACGCCGTGGACGATTCCCGTCAACCAGGCGCTCGCCTATAATCCGGCGCTCGACTACGTGTTGTTCGAAAGCGGCGGCCGGCGGTTCCTCGTCGAGGAGAACCTCGTGCCGGCGTTCGGCAAGCGCACCGGCATCGCGCCCGAAACCGTGATCGCTCTGGTCAAGGGCAGTGCTTTGGAGGGGGCGACCGCGCGCCATCCGATGCATTCGCTCGGCGGCTTCTTCGCGCGGCCGCGGCCGTTCCTGTCGGGCGATTTCGTCACCAGCGACGCCGGCACCGGCCTCGTCCACATGGCGCCCGATCATGGCGAGGACGACTTCCTGCTGTGCAAGGCCCATGGACTGGAACCGGTCTTCGCCGTGGATGGCGCCGGCTTTTATCGGCCCGACTGGGTGTGGCTCGGCGGGCAGGGCAGCGTCATCAACAAGAAGTTCGTCGGCGCCGACGGCCCGATCTGTTCGGACCTGCGCGCGGTCGGCGCGCTGCTCGCCGCGTCGGACGATTTCGCGCACAGCTATCCGCATTCGTGGCGGTCGAAGGCGAAGGTGATCTTCCGGGCGACGCCGCAATGGTTCATCCCGATGGACCGGCCGATCCTCAATGGTGGCGAAGGTGCGTCGAACGGCGCGACGCTGCGCGAGACTGCGCTCGACGCGATCGAGCACACGCGCTGGGTGCCGGCGCGCTCGCAGAACCGCATCCGCTCGATGGTCGAGGGGCGGCCGGACTGGGTCATCAGCCGGCAGCGGGCATGGGGCGTGCCGATCGCACTCTATGTGCATCGCGAGACCGGCGACTATCTCAACGACGCTGCGGTCAATGCGCGGATCGTCGCCGCCTTCCGCGACGGCGGTGCCGATGCGTGGTTCACCGCGGATCACCAGACGTTGCTCGGCCCCGACTATGACCTGGCGGATTACGAGCCGCAGAACGACATCCTCGACGTCTGGTTCGACAGCGGCTCGACGCATGTCTTCACCGTCGAGGCGCGCTACGGCGAGGACGTCCGCGCCAATCTGTATCTCGAGGGCAGCGACCAGCATCGCGGCTGGTTCCAGTCGTCGCTGCTCGAAAGCTGCGGCACGCGCGGCCGCGCGCCGTACGATGCGGTGCTGACGCACGGTTTCGCGCTCGACGGGCAGGGGCGCAAGATGTCGAAAAGCCTCGGCAATGTCGTCGATCCGCTCAAAGTGATCGGCGAGAGCGGGGCGGATATCCTGCGTATGTGGGTCGCGTCGACCGATTATTTCGACGACGTGCGGATCGGCAAGGAAGTGCTCGGCACCGCCTCCGACGGCTATCGCAAGCTGCGCAACACCTTCCGCTATCTGCTCGGCGCGCTAGACGGGTTCGACGAGAGCGAGCGGGTCGAGGTGGAGGCGATGCCCGAGCTGGAACGCTACGTGCTCACCTTGTTGGGCCAGCTCGACATGGACCTGCGCGAGGCGGCGAACGGCTATGAGCTCAACCGCTATCTGCGCCGCCTGACCGACTTCGCCAACGAGGATCTGTCGGCCTTCTTCTTCGATATCCGCAAAGACTCGCTCTATTGCGATGCGCCGGGCGATCCGAAGCGGCGTGCCTATCGCACGGTGCTCGACACGTTGTTCCACGCGCTGGTGCGCTATGCCGCGCCGATCCTCTGCTTCACCGCGGAAGAGGTGTGGCAGGCGCGCTTCCCGAGCGAGGACGGTTCGGTGCATTTCCTCGAATGGCCCGAACTGCCGGCGCTGCCCGGCGACCAGCCGCTCGGTACCGACTGGGCCGACGTGCGCCGGCTGCGCACCAGCGTGACCGAGGCGATCGAGCCGCTGCGCCGCGAGAAGACGGTGCGCTCCAGCCTCGAGGCGGAGGTGACGGTGCCCGACCTGCCGCTGTCGGCCGAGGCGCTGGCCGAGACGTTCATCGTCGCGAAGGTCGACGCCGGCGAGGAGGTGGCGGTGACGCGCACCGACTATCGCAAATGTGGCCGCTGCTGGCGCCATCTGCCCGAAGTGACCGTGGACGGCGATCTGTGCGCGCGCTGCGAGGATGTCGTCGCCCATGCGTAA
- a CDS encoding bifunctional riboflavin kinase/FAD synthetase produces the protein MERLDGGSAVPSHLAGGIVALGNFDGFHLGHQAVVGRAVARARAEGRPALVATFDPHPVRHFRPDAPPFRLTTLDQRERLFAAAGVDAMVVFPFDAALAALSAEAFIAERLHANLAVAGVVTGEDFTFGHRKSGDVRLLAARGRAHGFVAETVGAVTLDGEPVSSTRIRTLLCDGDPRGAARLLTRPFAIEGLVQHGDKLGRTIGYPTANVDMGKYLRPAYGIYAVTARLADGRLLKGAANLGIRPTFDPPKELLEPYFFDFSGDLYGQSIEVALIDYLRPEAKFDGLDALTAQMERDCARARVLLDA, from the coding sequence ATGGAGCGGCTGGACGGTGGCTCGGCGGTGCCGTCGCATCTGGCGGGCGGGATCGTCGCGCTCGGCAATTTCGATGGCTTTCACCTCGGACACCAGGCGGTGGTCGGGCGGGCGGTGGCGCGCGCGCGTGCCGAGGGGCGTCCCGCGCTGGTCGCGACCTTCGATCCGCACCCGGTGCGCCACTTCCGTCCCGACGCGCCGCCGTTCCGTTTGACCACACTCGACCAGCGCGAACGGCTGTTCGCCGCGGCGGGTGTCGACGCAATGGTCGTCTTCCCGTTCGATGCGGCGCTTGCCGCACTGTCTGCCGAAGCGTTCATCGCCGAGCGGCTGCACGCCAATCTCGCCGTCGCCGGCGTCGTGACGGGGGAGGATTTCACCTTCGGTCATCGCAAGAGCGGCGACGTCCGGCTGCTCGCCGCGCGCGGCCGCGCGCACGGCTTCGTCGCGGAGACGGTCGGCGCGGTGACGCTCGACGGCGAGCCGGTGTCGTCGACCCGCATCCGCACCTTGCTGTGCGACGGCGACCCGCGCGGCGCGGCGCGGCTGCTCACGCGGCCGTTCGCCATCGAGGGGCTGGTGCAGCACGGCGACAAGCTCGGCCGCACGATCGGCTATCCCACCGCCAACGTCGACATGGGCAAATATCTGCGCCCCGCCTACGGCATCTATGCCGTGACCGCGCGACTCGCCGACGGGCGCCTGCTCAAGGGCGCGGCGAACCTCGGCATCCGGCCGACCTTCGATCCGCCCAAGGAATTGCTCGAACCCTATTTCTTCGATTTCTCCGGCGACCTGTACGGGCAATCGATCGAGGTGGCGCTGATCGACTATCTGCGGCCCGAGGCGAAATTCGACGGCCTCGATGCGCTGACCGCGCAGATGGAGCGCGATTGCGCGCGCGCCCGGGTGTTGCTCGATGCTTAA
- a CDS encoding prolyl hydroxylase family protein produces MTTLPSLGNGLTPEPIVACILSQAGVQKVPSPKLDLFIARGFIGPVLCDALIERIDAVRRPSTIADPNGDSAFRTSETGDLSADDPVVQAVEARLAAFTGLDPAHGEPLQGQRYAVGQEFKGHTDYFEPQGADFDRYCSVAGNRTWTVMVYLNTPEAGGATRFKAADKIIQPETGKLVAWNNRRPDGSLNPATLHQGMKVREGVKYVITKWYRERVWA; encoded by the coding sequence ATGACCACCCTCCCCTCCCTCGGCAACGGCCTGACGCCGGAGCCGATCGTCGCCTGCATCCTGTCGCAAGCCGGCGTGCAGAAGGTGCCGAGTCCCAAGCTCGACCTGTTCATCGCCCGCGGCTTCATCGGACCGGTGCTGTGCGACGCGCTGATCGAGCGGATCGACGCTGTGCGCCGCCCCTCGACGATCGCCGACCCCAATGGCGATTCCGCCTTTCGCACCAGCGAGACCGGCGACCTGTCGGCCGATGACCCGGTGGTGCAGGCGGTGGAGGCGCGGCTGGCGGCGTTCACCGGCCTCGACCCCGCGCACGGCGAGCCGTTGCAGGGCCAGCGCTACGCGGTCGGGCAGGAGTTCAAGGGCCATACCGACTATTTCGAGCCGCAGGGCGCCGACTTCGACCGCTATTGCTCGGTGGCGGGCAACCGGACGTGGACGGTGATGGTCTATCTCAACACGCCCGAGGCGGGCGGCGCGACGCGCTTCAAGGCGGCCGACAAGATCATCCAGCCGGAAACGGGGAAGCTGGTCGCGTGGAACAACCGCCGGCCCGACGGGTCGCTCAACCCGGCGACGCTGCATCAGGGGATGAAGGTACGCGAAGGGGTGAAATACGTCATCACCAAATGGTATCGCGAACGGGTGTGGGCGTGA
- a CDS encoding TonB-dependent receptor domain-containing protein → MPQRLAFATLLLMSSTLVAPAVLAQTAGGTAAPAPPPAQTSTPATSSPGGATDPQTAAPTSTDQQEAPVEVSAPGMNGDVEDIVVVGRNIPNVVRSTPQIVSVLSSADIARTGEGDIAGALTRVTGLSVVGGGFVYVRGLGDRYSSSLLNGSPLPSPEPLRRSVPLDIFPTTIVGSALVQKTYSVNYPGEFGGGVINLTTKAIPDKNFVSFGATIAADDATTSELGYTYAGGDADWIGYDDGTRKVPAFIKNAPNGSGIIPAAQVAQLSNASTTLLQRNNQLPANWSGEISGGSVYDIGSSRLGVIASLSASNTFRTRFANQQDSVSADGTLRNDFSTLLTDNRIVANALIGVGLEFGENTLRWTNVYIHDTLKQGRGSAATLYNNASGLRFQQNTNWFERQLIETQLVGEFKLTDALKLDVRGAYANSKRNAPYERQFDYLCSATTTTGLPITSDGAQQAGGFQCNGAYQVTQRFTPFASIIFSELNENLWTGQADTSYKIDGDRPITLSAGYFYQGTDRTSSRLQFNYQTSNGGGTAPGYPYNLLRPDYLLSPDVLNNACPSTANTAPCTIQLQFNTAAGAYRYDATLDVHAGYVQAEGEAFDGLRAVIGVRYERGDERVTPFGVTTGLARLKNDYFLPASTLTWNFAADMQLRASAAKTISRPQFRELAPQQFRDPDSDRLFFGNPLLRDSKLYNLEARYEWFFKRDQRFTLAGFYKRIDNPIEQVGFYTGADDRLQTGFTYLPKATLYGGEVELQKYFPLADVFGSDFFATRRALLVANYTYTKSKITADSNCAPSVASSTQAVGNCAVGFAPASSLFRDGAPLTGQSDHLVNLQLGIEDSAALSQITLLFNYASKRVTNRGPSLLGGTGFQPDIVEHPGIRLDLVARQGVELMGGKFEIKAEARNLTRTRYRESQTFANGNEVYINRYNLGRVFSLGVSATF, encoded by the coding sequence ATGCCGCAGCGGCTCGCTTTCGCCACCCTTCTATTGATGTCCTCCACCCTCGTGGCGCCGGCGGTTCTCGCGCAGACCGCGGGCGGCACCGCCGCGCCGGCCCCGCCGCCGGCGCAGACCTCGACCCCCGCGACGTCGAGCCCCGGCGGCGCGACCGATCCGCAGACCGCGGCGCCGACCTCCACCGACCAGCAGGAGGCGCCGGTCGAAGTGTCCGCGCCGGGCATGAACGGCGATGTCGAGGACATCGTCGTCGTCGGCCGCAACATCCCCAACGTCGTCCGCTCGACGCCGCAGATCGTCTCGGTGCTGTCGAGCGCCGATATCGCGCGGACCGGCGAGGGCGATATCGCCGGCGCGCTGACCCGCGTCACCGGCCTGTCGGTGGTCGGCGGCGGCTTCGTCTACGTTCGCGGCCTCGGCGATCGGTACTCCTCGTCGCTGCTCAACGGCTCGCCGCTGCCAAGCCCCGAACCGCTGCGCCGCTCGGTGCCGCTCGACATCTTCCCGACGACGATCGTCGGCTCGGCGCTGGTCCAGAAGACCTATTCGGTCAATTATCCCGGCGAGTTCGGCGGCGGCGTGATCAACCTGACGACCAAGGCGATCCCCGACAAGAATTTCGTTTCGTTCGGCGCGACCATCGCCGCCGACGACGCAACCACCAGCGAGCTGGGCTATACCTATGCCGGCGGCGACGCCGACTGGATCGGCTATGACGACGGCACGCGCAAGGTGCCGGCGTTCATCAAGAATGCGCCCAACGGCAGCGGCATCATCCCCGCCGCGCAGGTCGCGCAGCTGTCCAACGCCTCGACCACTTTGCTCCAGCGCAACAACCAGCTGCCGGCCAATTGGTCGGGCGAGATCAGCGGCGGCTCGGTCTACGACATCGGTTCGTCGCGGCTCGGCGTGATCGCCTCGCTGAGCGCCAGCAACACCTTCCGCACGCGTTTCGCCAACCAGCAGGACAGCGTCTCGGCCGACGGCACGCTGCGCAACGATTTCAGCACCCTGCTGACCGACAATCGCATCGTCGCCAATGCGCTGATTGGCGTCGGGCTGGAGTTCGGCGAGAACACGCTGCGTTGGACCAACGTCTACATCCACGACACGCTGAAGCAGGGGCGCGGCTCGGCGGCGACGCTGTACAACAACGCCAGCGGACTGCGTTTCCAGCAGAACACCAATTGGTTCGAACGCCAGCTGATCGAGACGCAGCTGGTCGGCGAGTTCAAGCTGACCGACGCGCTGAAGCTCGACGTGCGCGGCGCCTATGCCAATTCGAAGCGCAACGCGCCCTACGAGCGCCAGTTCGACTATCTCTGCTCGGCGACCACCACCACCGGTCTGCCGATCACCAGCGACGGCGCGCAACAGGCGGGCGGCTTCCAGTGCAACGGCGCCTATCAGGTGACGCAGCGCTTCACCCCCTTCGCATCGATCATCTTCAGCGAGCTGAATGAGAATCTTTGGACCGGTCAGGCGGACACGTCGTACAAGATCGACGGCGATCGCCCGATCACGCTGTCGGCGGGGTATTTCTACCAGGGCACCGACCGCACCTCGTCGCGCCTGCAGTTCAACTATCAGACGTCGAACGGCGGCGGCACCGCGCCGGGCTATCCCTATAATCTGCTGCGCCCCGATTATCTGCTGAGCCCCGACGTGCTCAACAACGCCTGTCCGTCGACCGCCAATACTGCGCCCTGCACGATCCAGTTGCAGTTCAACACCGCGGCGGGCGCCTATCGCTACGACGCCACCCTCGACGTCCATGCGGGCTATGTGCAGGCCGAGGGCGAGGCGTTCGACGGGCTGCGCGCGGTGATCGGCGTGCGCTACGAACGCGGCGACGAGCGGGTCACGCCGTTCGGCGTCACCACCGGCCTTGCGCGGCTGAAGAACGATTACTTCCTGCCGGCATCGACGCTGACCTGGAATTTCGCCGCCGACATGCAGCTGCGCGCCAGCGCCGCCAAGACGATCTCGCGGCCGCAGTTCCGCGAGCTCGCGCCGCAGCAATTCCGCGATCCCGATTCGGATCGCCTGTTCTTCGGCAATCCGCTGCTCCGCGATTCGAAGCTCTACAATCTCGAAGCGCGCTACGAATGGTTCTTCAAGCGCGACCAGCGCTTCACGCTGGCGGGCTTCTACAAGCGGATCGACAATCCGATCGAGCAGGTCGGCTTCTACACCGGCGCCGACGACCGGTTGCAGACCGGCTTCACCTATCTGCCCAAGGCGACGCTGTACGGCGGCGAGGTCGAGCTGCAGAAGTATTTCCCGCTCGCCGACGTGTTCGGCAGCGACTTCTTCGCGACGCGGCGTGCGCTGCTCGTCGCCAATTACACCTACACCAAGTCGAAGATCACCGCGGACAGCAATTGCGCGCCGTCGGTCGCCTCGTCGACGCAGGCGGTGGGCAATTGCGCGGTCGGCTTCGCACCGGCCTCGTCGCTGTTCCGTGACGGTGCACCGCTGACGGGGCAGTCGGACCACCTCGTCAATCTGCAACTCGGCATCGAGGACAGCGCGGCGCTGTCGCAGATCACCTTGCTGTTCAATTATGCGAGCAAGCGCGTGACCAATCGCGGTCCGTCGCTGCTGGGCGGCACCGGTTTCCAGCCCGACATCGTCGAGCATCCCGGCATCCGCCTCGATCTCGTCGCACGGCAGGGCGTCGAGCTGATGGGCGGCAAGTTCGAGATCAAGGCCGAGGCGCGCAACCTGACCCGCACCCGCTATCGCGAGAGCCAGACCTTCGCCAACGGCAACGAGGTGTATATCAATCGGTATAACCTCGGCCGCGTGTTCAGCCTCGGCGTAAGCGCAACGTTCTGA
- a CDS encoding HU family DNA-binding protein codes for MNKQELIATVADTSGLAKGDAIKAVEAVFDAITDSLKKGDEVRLVGFGTFSVSKRKASQGRNPRTLEPMTIKASNQPKFKAGKGLKDSVN; via the coding sequence ATGAACAAGCAAGAGCTGATCGCGACGGTCGCGGACACCTCGGGGCTCGCCAAGGGCGATGCGATCAAGGCGGTGGAAGCGGTCTTCGATGCGATCACCGACAGCTTGAAGAAGGGCGACGAGGTTCGTCTGGTGGGGTTCGGCACCTTCTCCGTCTCCAAGCGCAAGGCGTCGCAGGGCCGCAATCCCCGCACGCTGGAGCCGATGACGATCAAGGCGTCCAACCAGCCCAAGTTCAAGGCCGGCAAGGGCCTGAAAGATTCGGTGAACTGA
- the lon gene encoding endopeptidase La — MITFPVLPLRDIVVFPHMIVPLFVGRDKSVAALEAAMGADKEIFLVAQLDPAEDDPGREDLYEVGVTATVLQLLKLPDGTVRVLVEGKARGRLGELSEGDGFLQSTVEMLEEREAEGIEVEALMRSAVEQFETYAKLNKKLPAETAQQLGEITKASKLGDAIMANVQVKVADKQALLVELDPVKRLEMAYALMEGELGVLHVEKKIKSRVKRQMEKTQREYYLNEQLKAIQRELGNSDDESDGDEIAELTQKIATLKLSKEARSKATSELKKLKTMAPMSAEATVVRNYLDVLLGLPWGKKSKIKKDIAAAQAVLDEDHYALEKVKDRIVEYLGVQARTNKLKGPILCLVGPPGVGKTSLGKSIAKATGREFIRQSLGGVRDEAEIRGHRRTYIGSLPGKIVTNLKKAGTSNPLFLLDEIDKLGQDFRGDPASALLEVLDPEQNGKFNDHYLEIDIDLSDVMFVCTANTLNLPQPLLDRMEIIRLEGYTEDEKVEIAKGHLIEKQIEAHGLKPGEFTLTDDGLRALIQKYTREAGVRTLEREIARLARKALRQILEGKATSVTVTPDNLGEFAGVQKFRHGLGETEHQIGAVTGLAWTEVGGELLTIESVTVPGKGAVKTTGTLGDVMKESVQAAFSFVQARSPSYGIKPSLFHRKDIHIHLPEGAVPKDGPSAGIGLVVSIVSTLTGVAVKKDVAMTGEVTLRGRVLPIGGLKEKLLAALRGGITTVLIPQENEKDLADIPQNIKDGLTIVPVAHVDEVLKLALTEPLSAIEWTDADELAALPPAGVAPAGGELHH; from the coding sequence ATGATCACATTCCCCGTTCTGCCGCTGCGCGACATCGTCGTGTTCCCGCACATGATCGTGCCGCTGTTCGTCGGACGCGACAAATCGGTCGCCGCGCTGGAAGCGGCGATGGGCGCGGACAAGGAGATCTTCCTCGTCGCGCAGCTCGACCCCGCCGAGGACGATCCCGGCCGCGAGGACCTGTACGAGGTCGGCGTCACCGCGACCGTGCTGCAATTGCTGAAGCTGCCCGACGGCACCGTGCGCGTGCTGGTCGAGGGCAAGGCGCGTGGTCGCCTGGGCGAGCTGTCGGAGGGCGACGGCTTTCTGCAATCGACCGTCGAGATGCTCGAGGAGCGCGAGGCGGAGGGTATCGAGGTCGAGGCGCTGATGCGCTCGGCGGTCGAGCAGTTCGAAACCTATGCCAAGCTCAACAAGAAGCTGCCGGCCGAGACCGCGCAGCAGCTCGGCGAGATCACGAAGGCGTCGAAGCTCGGCGATGCGATCATGGCCAACGTGCAGGTCAAGGTCGCCGACAAGCAGGCGCTGCTGGTCGAGCTTGATCCCGTCAAGCGGCTGGAAATGGCCTATGCGCTGATGGAAGGCGAGCTCGGCGTCCTGCACGTCGAGAAGAAGATCAAGAGTCGCGTCAAGCGCCAGATGGAGAAGACGCAGCGCGAATATTATCTCAACGAGCAGCTGAAGGCGATCCAGCGCGAGCTGGGCAATAGCGACGACGAAAGCGACGGCGACGAGATCGCCGAGCTGACGCAGAAGATCGCGACGCTCAAGCTCAGCAAGGAGGCGCGCAGCAAGGCGACGTCGGAGCTGAAGAAGCTCAAGACCATGGCGCCGATGAGCGCCGAGGCGACCGTCGTGCGCAATTACCTCGACGTGCTGCTCGGCCTGCCCTGGGGCAAGAAGTCCAAGATCAAGAAGGACATTGCCGCGGCGCAGGCGGTGCTGGACGAGGACCATTACGCGCTGGAGAAGGTCAAGGACCGGATCGTCGAATATCTCGGCGTGCAGGCGCGCACCAACAAGCTGAAGGGGCCGATCCTCTGCCTCGTCGGCCCGCCGGGCGTCGGCAAGACCAGCCTCGGCAAGTCGATCGCCAAGGCGACCGGGCGCGAGTTCATCCGCCAGAGCCTCGGCGGCGTGCGCGACGAGGCCGAGATCCGCGGCCATCGCCGTACGTACATCGGTTCGCTTCCCGGCAAGATCGTGACCAACCTCAAGAAGGCTGGCACGTCCAACCCGCTGTTCCTGCTCGACGAGATCGACAAGCTCGGTCAGGATTTTCGCGGCGATCCGGCGTCGGCGCTGCTCGAGGTGCTCGACCCCGAGCAGAACGGCAAGTTCAACGACCATTATCTCGAGATCGACATCGATCTGTCCGACGTGATGTTCGTCTGCACTGCCAACACGCTCAACCTGCCGCAGCCGCTGCTCGACCGGATGGAGATCATCCGCCTCGAAGGCTATACCGAGGACGAGAAGGTCGAGATCGCCAAGGGCCATCTGATCGAGAAGCAGATCGAGGCGCACGGCCTGAAGCCGGGCGAATTCACGCTGACCGACGACGGCCTGCGCGCGCTGATCCAGAAATACACGCGCGAGGCGGGCGTTCGTACGCTGGAGCGCGAGATCGCGCGGCTGGCGCGCAAGGCGCTGCGCCAGATCCTCGAAGGCAAGGCGACCAGCGTCACGGTGACGCCCGACAATCTCGGCGAGTTCGCGGGCGTGCAGAAGTTCCGCCACGGGCTCGGCGAGACCGAGCATCAGATCGGCGCGGTCACCGGGCTTGCCTGGACCGAGGTGGGCGGCGAATTGCTGACGATCGAGAGCGTCACCGTGCCGGGCAAGGGCGCGGTCAAGACCACGGGCACGCTGGGCGACGTGATGAAGGAATCGGTGCAGGCCGCCTTCAGCTTCGTCCAGGCGCGCAGCCCGAGCTACGGCATCAAGCCGTCGCTGTTCCACCGCAAGGACATCCACATCCACCTCCCCGAAGGGGCGGTGCCGAAGGACGGGCCGTCGGCGGGTATCGGTCTGGTGGTCTCGATCGTCTCGACGCTGACCGGCGTGGCGGTGAAGAAGGACGTCGCGATGACCGGTGAGGTCACCTTGCGTGGCCGCGTGCTGCCGATCGGCGGGCTCAAGGAGAAGCTGCTTGCTGCGCTGCGCGGCGGCATCACCACGGTGCTGATCCCGCAGGAGAACGAAAAGGACCTCGCCGACATTCCGCAGAACATCAAGGACGGGCTGACCATCGTGCCGGTCGCGCATGTCGACGAGGTGCTCAAGCTGGCGCTGACCGAGCCGCTGTCGGCGATCGAGTGGACGGATGCCGATGAACTCGCCGCATTGCCCCCGGCGGGGGTTGCGCCTGCGGGCGGTGAGTTGCATCACTGA